In the genome of Phormidium ambiguum IAM M-71, the window TTCTAAATTTTTAGGACTTCCTTGGTGGGATAAACCTGCTCAACCTTGTTTAAGTTCTCGCTTTCCTTATGGCGAAGAAATTACGATCGCTAAATTACAAAGAGTCGGAAGAGCAGAACTTTACTTAAGGAAGTTGGGATGGCAAAATTTGCGGGTGCGATCGACTGAAGATACCGCAAAAATTGAATTAGCGCCAGAGCAAATTAAAGACTTTGTTTTAACTACAGATTTACCCCAGTTGGTAACAGCTTTTCAGGAATTTGGGTTTATTTATGTCACTCTAGATTTAGAAGGTTATCGCAGTGGTAAATTAAACCAAGTGCTTCCCCCAGAAATTCGTAATATTAGGTTGCCCGAAAGTACAAAAGCAGAAGAGCAATTTTCTCCGGTTTCTAAATAACTCGATTTAAATGCAAAGCAGCGAACAAAGGCACTTTATTGTACTTTGGCGCTAACCGATGCGTAAATTATTCAAGAAAATTTAGTCCTCTCAATTAATAAGAAGAGGACTAAAAATTTTTAGAAAAACTACCTAAATTACTTTTTTAACTGTTATTTTACTAATAGTAAGTTAGGTGACTAAAGTAAAATCAATCAAGTTAAAGAAACTCAACAAAGTAATCTAACACCCCTTGATACTTGGTTGATTTAGCTAATATAAAATTGTATATTGGTGAACTTGTATAAAATCCAAATATACTATTAATTGCCAGTAGAATCGGAAATAAACAGTAAAAAAAATAATTGTCTTCAACAACTCAATTACAATAGAGGACTATTGACAAAAAAATTATGTAAAATGTACAATAATAAGATGCGTTTATCGCATTAAAGTAAGCCTCTCAAAAACTTGTATTTAATTTAAAAAAATCAAAACAGTATTAAAATACACAAAATTTTATTAATAAGCAACTTTATCTCAAAAGTTTTTGGTAAAAGTTAATAGGAATATCCAATACCTGTTGATAAACAACTAGGTTAAAGCCTAAATTTACAAGGCGGGCACTTAATTATGGTGAACTCAAAAACTTACCCCCTAAATTCCCTGAATATGACGACTATTAGCCGTTTGGAACAAAGCTTTTTCCAAGTAGGCGAATCGAAGAATGGAAAAAGCCATAAGTTAGAATCTTTAGGAATTAAAAACTGCGGTCATGTGTATCGTAATTTATCAGTATCGCAGTTAGTAGAACATACCTTAGCACGCCAAGAAGGTATTTTAGGTGAAAATGGTGCTGTGTTTGTGAAGACAGGTAAGTATACAGGTCGATCGCCAAAAGATAAGTTTATAGTTGACGAACCAGGCATTCATGATGAAATAGATTGGAATAGTGTTAACTTACCGATTTCTGTAGAAAAATTCGATCAACTATACAAAAAAGCACTTGCTTATATGCAAGGCAAAGATTTGTATGTTTTTGATGGTTATGTTGGTGCCGATCCGCAGTATCGGTTAGGTGTCAGAATCATTAATGAATTTGCGTGGCACAATTTATTTGTGCATCAATTGTTTATTAGGCCAACAGCAGAAGAACTCAAGTATCATCATGCAGATGTTACAGTAATTTCAGTTCCCGGCTTACAAGGCGATCCAGAAAGTGATGGGATTCATAGCGAAGCATTTATTGTAGTCAATTTCTTGAAAGGAATCGTTTTAATTGGTGGGACGCACTATGCTGGCGAAATGAAAAAATCCGTGTTTTCATTCATGAATTATTTAATGACGAAACGGAATGTTTTGCCGATGCACTGTGCAGCTAATATGGATGAAAATGGCAATACCGCTTTATTTTTTGGTCTTTCGGGTACGGGAAAAACTACTTTATCTGCCGATCCACAACGCCGTTTAATTGGTGATGATGAACATGGATGGTCAACGCAAGGAATTTTCAATTTTGAAGGTGGATGTTATGCTAAAACGATTCGCCTTTGCCAGAAAAATGAACCACAAATTTGGGAAGCTTTGCGTTTTGGGTCGTTAATTGAAAATGTGACTATTGACCCAGAAAAACGAATTCCTGATTACAACGATAGTAGTGTTACTGAAAATACTAGGGCTGCTTATCCAGTAGAATTTATTCCAGATTGTGTAATTCCGGGGATTGGTGGTCATCCAAAAACTGTAATCTTTTTAACCGCTGATGCTTTTGGTGTTTTGCCTCCCATTTCTAAACTCACAAATAGACAGGCAATGTATCATTTCATCTCTGGTTACACCAGTAATTTAGCTGGTACAGAACGGGGAATTACTGAACCGCAAGCGACTTTTTCTTCTTGCTTTGGCAAACCATTTTTACCTCTGTCTCCTATTATTTATGCGGAAATGTTGTACGACAGAATTATTGAATACAATGCCGAAGTATATCTGGTAAATACTGGTTGGACTGGTGGGCCTTATGGAGTGGGTAAACGAATTGCGATCGCAGATACCCGTGCGATGATATCAGCTGCTTTAAATGGTGGATTAAATCAGGTCAAATTCCGTCATCATCCTATTTTCCACATTTTAATTCCTGAATCAGTTCCGGGTGTAGATAGTAATATCTTAGATCCGATTAAAACATGGGCCGATCCAGAAGCATATCAAGAGAAAGCCAAAGCTTTAGCAGAAAAGTTTGTGGAAAACTTCAAGCAGTACCAACGAGTACCGCGAGAAATTATGGAAGCTGCACCTGGTTTAGGCTAAGTTTATAATTTCTTCTTTGTTGAGTTAGTTAATGGCTTTTATAATCTTTCTTAGGGTAAGTAATTCTTACCCTAATTTTTATATCTTTGAGGAGTAAAAAATTAGTGGGTCTAAAACTAGAAAATGTCATTCCTTGGGGTCGCAGTTTTGATGAATATGTCAAGATGTTTAATCTCACACCAGAGGAGTTAAAGTTAAATATTTTAGATTGTGCTAGTGGCCCTGCTAGCTTTAACGCTGAAATGACTAAACAAGGATACAATGTAATATCTTGCGATCCTGTTTACTATTTTAGTGCAGAGGAAATTAAACAGCGAATTCAAGATACTTATTTAACAGTTGTTAATGGATTAAAAGCAAATTTAGATTGTTATGTGTGGCAGGATATTACTTCTCCCGATCGCTTAGGCGAAGAACGTATGGCAGCAATGGAAAAATTTTTGCTAGATTTTGAATGTGGTCTGAAAGAAGGAAGATATCTACCACATGGTTTACCAGTTTTACCTTTTAATAATTTTCAGTTTGATTTAGCTTTATGTTCACATTTCCTCTTTACTTATTCTGAGCAACTTTTAGAAGAATTCCATTTAGCTGCAATTCGAGAAATGTGCCGAGTTGCTAAAGAGGTGAGAATTTTTCCTTTATTAAATATATCGGGGGAAGTGTCACCAGTTCTAGAAAATGTGATGAATAAATTGGAAATGCAGGGTTATGATTTGGAAGTTCAACAAGTTTTATATGAATTTCAAAAAGGCGGCAACCAATTATTAAAGGTATGTCCGCCAAAATGAAAATTTATATAGATGGTTGTACTTCGATCGGAACCAGAAAACAACCATTGATTCGCCAACTGCCATCCGGTTGTTTTTCCATCTGGTAAAGTGCCCTTCTAGGATTTCCTTCAGGATCGAGTACCAACACTGGTTGCGCTAAAGCACCGTTAACAATTGCCAGGTTTTCAAATATTACGGAACGAGGACGGTAGACTGCTTCGTAGGAAGATCTCACCATTTCCATAAAGTTTTCCGGGGTTTGGAAAGTAACTTGAATTCCTGGGGTAGCAAGCGAGAAAGCAGTAAAGGCATCCTCATGCTGAAATGCTTCCAGTTGGCGTTCGATAACAAACCGGATGGCGGCGCGATCGCTATCTGTAATTTGCATCTGTTTTGCCTTTTTATCGTACAGAATATGACTTAGTAAACTAAACTAAATTCTATCTTCCTCAATTTTATCTTTCCCAAACTCCAAACCCCAGCCCCCAATTGTTTCAATAATGTTACAATGCAGGCCAAGTAATCCGGGATGACACATGAACTTTCAGGACGTTTTAAACCAAGCAATGCAGCTTTCCACCGTAGACAAGGTGCGTTTGATTCAGCAAATGGCGATGAATATTGAACGTGAAGTGGGAAATGGTCAATCTAACGCGCCGCAACCACCTGCTTGGAATCAGTCACAACCACCCGCTTGGACACCACCTTCCGAAGGACAAAGGCTTTCTAATCAAGAAGTTGACCAAGCGCGTTGGGAAGACTGGGCAAATTTCCCAGATTAAACAGTAATTAATTACCAAAAGGCCAAAAATTCCACTTAAATCCAGTTCTCGGTATACTGCGAGATTTTTGGATAAACTTCTCTTTAGCCCATCGTAAATCTAACTTTTGCTGATGTGCTTCCCACAGTAAACTAGCAGCTAATTGTAATAACAAAGGATGATTTTCACCCCATTGTCTAGCAATGTGTTGTGCTTCAGAAGTTAATGCTGCTTCACCACCCAAACTTGCAGGTAAACTTACTAACTCCTTAGCTTCTTCTTCAGTTAAGTTTCCCAACTGAATCACATCACCTAAATGGAAAAAGTTAGAAGTTAATTTGTAACGATGTTGGTAGTAACTTAATTTTCTGTGGGAAGCTATCACCAACATTAACATATTGCTATTCAGCAAAAACGACAAATTATCAAAAAATCCATCATTATATTCTTTTGGATGATGGAACAAAGCTTCAAATTCATCTAAGCAAAGAACAGGTAAAACCCCTTGTCTTTTCCACTCTCCCAACACCACTGAAAAGGTATGGCGTTCAAAGTTTTTGACATGAAATGGTTTAGTTAATACTTTTTGCGATCGCACTTTCGGCAAATTATACAACTCTCGAGCGATCGTCAAATAAAACCCCTCTTCCTGATGAAACAGCGGACTTGACAAATTAAAATAAGCCACCACATAACGTTGCGGATTTTGTACCCTTTGTTCGTAAGTCTGAAAAAAGTGATACAACAGCGAAGACCTACCAATTCCGCTTTTCCCCACCACATTAACGCTAACAGGTGGTGAACTAGTCATCCTTGCCGTAATCCCATCCAATTCAGCTTTACGTCCCACAAAAAATCGTGGATCAGAAATCATTGACCCTGCTAAAAATGGATTAAAAGGCGATCCAGATGTCATGTTATCTCTAGTATGGAAGACCGCAGCAGTACAATAACACAGAGTTATCTAATTTAGATCCCCGACTTCTTCAAGAAATCGGGATCTAAATAGTAAATTCTGACAGCACTTCTGCTAAATACTCATAATCTTTAGTTTTGTTATAAATTTGCGCCGAAATTCTCAGCAACTGTTGGGGATACTTTGGCCAATAAATCACGGGCACTTCAATTTTAAATCTTTCCCACAACATCTCTTGGATTGGTGGTATTGCCCTTGTCTTCACAAACTCACTACAATCATCAGGTAAACCTACTACCGCCATTGCCCCAATCATTTCCTCTGGACAAGGTGGCATAACATCTAAAACTTCGCAAAGTAAATCTCTCGCTTGTAACGCCAACGCCCGATTTCTCGCCCTTAATTCTGTCCATCCACCAGGTAACAAAGAACCCATAAACTTAATCGCTTCTGGTACAGACAAATAAGCACTTGGGTCATCTGTTCCCATCCAATCAAATTCTAGCTGAAATAGTGATTTATCAGTACGCGGTGAGTTAGCACCGTGACTAATAGTCATCGGACGAATCAGTGATTGTCGGTCTTGTTTTACATACAGAAAAGCCGCACCTTTAGGCGCACACAACCATTTGTGACAATTACCTGTGTAATATGTTGCTCCAATTTCCCACAAATTTAAATCTACCATTCCCGGTGCATGAGCACCATCTACCAAAGTATCAATGCCTCTATCTTTTAACTCTTTAACTAACTGCTGAATCGGAAAAATTAACCCAGTTTGACTAGTAATATGATCTAAAAGTGCCAATTTTGTCTGTGGCGAAACGCTTTTCACCACTGCCTCAACTACTTGTTCTGGCGTGTCAATAGGAAAAGGTACTTCTGCAACTACTACCTTTG includes:
- the pckA gene encoding phosphoenolpyruvate carboxykinase (ATP); the protein is MVNSKTYPLNSLNMTTISRLEQSFFQVGESKNGKSHKLESLGIKNCGHVYRNLSVSQLVEHTLARQEGILGENGAVFVKTGKYTGRSPKDKFIVDEPGIHDEIDWNSVNLPISVEKFDQLYKKALAYMQGKDLYVFDGYVGADPQYRLGVRIINEFAWHNLFVHQLFIRPTAEELKYHHADVTVISVPGLQGDPESDGIHSEAFIVVNFLKGIVLIGGTHYAGEMKKSVFSFMNYLMTKRNVLPMHCAANMDENGNTALFFGLSGTGKTTLSADPQRRLIGDDEHGWSTQGIFNFEGGCYAKTIRLCQKNEPQIWEALRFGSLIENVTIDPEKRIPDYNDSSVTENTRAAYPVEFIPDCVIPGIGGHPKTVIFLTADAFGVLPPISKLTNRQAMYHFISGYTSNLAGTERGITEPQATFSSCFGKPFLPLSPIIYAEMLYDRIIEYNAEVYLVNTGWTGGPYGVGKRIAIADTRAMISAALNGGLNQVKFRHHPIFHILIPESVPGVDSNILDPIKTWADPEAYQEKAKALAEKFVENFKQYQRVPREIMEAAPGLG
- a CDS encoding SAM-dependent methyltransferase, which gives rise to MGLKLENVIPWGRSFDEYVKMFNLTPEELKLNILDCASGPASFNAEMTKQGYNVISCDPVYYFSAEEIKQRIQDTYLTVVNGLKANLDCYVWQDITSPDRLGEERMAAMEKFLLDFECGLKEGRYLPHGLPVLPFNNFQFDLALCSHFLFTYSEQLLEEFHLAAIREMCRVAKEVRIFPLLNISGEVSPVLENVMNKLEMQGYDLEVQQVLYEFQKGGNQLLKVCPPK
- a CDS encoding DUF4864 domain-containing protein, coding for MQITDSDRAAIRFVIERQLEAFQHEDAFTAFSLATPGIQVTFQTPENFMEMVRSSYEAVYRPRSVIFENLAIVNGALAQPVLVLDPEGNPRRALYQMEKQPDGSWRINGCFLVPIEVQPSI
- a CDS encoding ATP-binding protein, translated to MISDPRFFVGRKAELDGITARMTSSPPVSVNVVGKSGIGRSSLLYHFFQTYEQRVQNPQRYVVAYFNLSSPLFHQEEGFYLTIARELYNLPKVRSQKVLTKPFHVKNFERHTFSVVLGEWKRQGVLPVLCLDEFEALFHHPKEYNDGFFDNLSFLLNSNMLMLVIASHRKLSYYQHRYKLTSNFFHLGDVIQLGNLTEEEAKELVSLPASLGGEAALTSEAQHIARQWGENHPLLLQLAASLLWEAHQQKLDLRWAKEKFIQKSRSIPRTGFKWNFWPFGN